In Verrucomicrobiia bacterium, the sequence AACCGCCATCGCACCTTATGATGAACGACTTATTCGCGACGCTATTCAACGCGAACTGGCTCGCGACGGGCAAGTTTTCTTTCTTCACAACCGCGTGGAAAGCATCGAACGCATGGCATTAAAAATCCAACGACTCATTCCAGGCATTAAAGTCATCGTGGGACACGGTCAGATGAAAGAAAATGAGCTGGAACAAGTCATGCTCGCTTTTGTTGAAGGCAAAGCTGACGTGCTCGTTTCCACCACTATTATCGAAAGTGGATTAGATATTCCTAATGCCAACACCATTATTATTGATCGAGCTGATCGATTCGGTTTAGCTGATCTTTACCAACTTCGCGGGCGTGTGGGACGCGGTCAACACAAAGCATACGCCTATCTTTTGTTGCCACGCGAACTGTTGATAACGGGTGAAGCACGTCGCAGAACCAGCGCGATCAAACAGTATTCTCATCTTGGCGCAGGATTCAAAATCGCCATGCGCGATTTGGAAATTCGAGGCGCGGGCAATCTTTTGGGCACGCAACAAAGCGGTCACATTGCCGCCATTGGATTTGAATTGTATTGCCAACTTTTAAAAATGGCCATCGAACAACTCAAAACCGGCAAGCCCATTTTTCGACGCGATGTGTCGATTACCATTGATTTCCTCAATCTCAACGAATCCGAAAAATCGACGGATCAACTACCCGCCTATTTACCCATTTCTTTTTTACCCGAACCCGGCCTCCGCATCGAAGCCTACCGAGAATTGGCTGAAATTTCGAACTTTCAAGAATGGAAAACCACCCGAAAAACATGGGAAGATCGCTTTGGAAGATTGCCTGAAGCGGTAGAAAATTTGTTGCAATACACACGCCTTAAAATTCTCTGCAGTGAACATGTTGCTAGCAGTTTAGAAATTGTAGAAGATCAAGTTCGAATCAAAAAAGGTGGCGACTACATTTTAATCGATTCCAAGTTTCCGCGATTGACTGAAAAAAATTTAAAAAAACGCTTCAAAGAGATTTTTTATTGGGCAGAACAATTACTTGAAGAAAATAAATGAATGCAAAGCAAGGTAAAACAACTTAAAGTTTAAACCCGTAGCGCCCCACGAAATCCCCTGGCACTATAGTAAGATTGCGCACCGTTATGACCCACGAAAACCCGGCCGTAGCGACGATCACAATAAAGCGCACCACCAAGTTTTCTAATATCATCAGGTGTTTTCACCCAACTCGAGGTTTTCGTATCAAAATTGCCGAGCTTTTGTAGATCCAGATATTGTTCTTCGGTTAAAAGCTCAACACCCATTGCCTCTGCCATATCCATAACACTATTTTCTGGTTTATGCTCCTTCCTCGATTCCAACGCTTCACGATCGTAACAAATACTAGTGCGACCTTTCGGACTTTCCGGCGAACAATCAAAAAAGATATATTCACCCGTCTTTTTATCGTGACCAACCACATCCGGCTCACCACCCGTCTGCTCCATTTCATTAAGCGACCACAATTTTTTAGAATGGGCCTCTAATCTCACTTGCACCTTAGCCCATTCCAAACCCTTATGGCGGCTCATGTTTTTCTCAAAACGAGTTTTTAATATTTTGAGAAGTTCTTCACGTTGTTTTGATGGCAATTCCTTTTTATTATTCTTCATATTTTTATAGTTTTAAATAGTTCAACTCGTGCGCTTGGAACGTCGCGCAAGAATTATCAGCCCAATCTTCCTCGCAATAAATAATACAACCTGACTCAAGAGAGCCGGTCCAAATCCAAAAAAGCAATAAGCACCGAGCCATGCCGCCACACCAATAATAGCAAAAATTATGCCAGCGTACATGCAATATCCAGAAAAGAGCATGACAGGAACAAAAATAAACCGAACACCAGCAGCATACTGTTGAACTTCCGAAGCTGGTTCATAAATATAACCCAATATCGGAATGCTCAGAATAAGATGAACCCATCGTAAAATCGAACGTCGAATCGCATTTGTCATAGTATGTTTTACTTTAATTTGCTTGCCATGTCTTGCAGACGGTCATGTGCCATATTGATTCCCTGAGCAAAAGGCAATTGCAACATTTGATCCCTGAGCGCAATAGATCGATATACAATATGCATAGTTAGCTTACTGGTACTGTCGGTGAGCTTTTCAAATTCCAAGAACTCAAGTTGAACTTCAAAGGGCGTATTTTCCATTTCAAATGTCCGAGTGATTTTCCGATTCGGATTAAACTCATGGATCGTCCCATTGAACTTATGCTTGTTTCCATGAGGATCAGTAGTTTCAAATTGATAGCTGCCGTGCTTTTTATTTTCAAGTTTCAGCACTTTCGTCCCCATCCATTGCTCAACCATTTCAGGTTCTACATAGGCTTTAAAAAGCAATTCCAATGGCAAATCAAATTCCCTTGTTATCACTAAATCCTGTTTACCCTCTTCCGCATGAATTTTTGTTTTTTGTTCCATACTATTTGTTTTTATATTTTTTCATAACCATTTCTAATTTATTGAAACGATCTTCCCACAACCTGCGAAATGGCTCAATAAAGTTGGCCACCTCTTTCATCTTTTTAGCATTAAAATAATAGTAAATTTCTCGACCGTTTTGTTTTTGTTTAAGTAATTGGCACTCGGTGAGTATTTGCAAATGCTTTGAAACAGTCGGCCTAGCTGTGTCAAAGTTTGCCGCAATGGATCCGGCGGTCATGGATTGCGAAGCAACCAGCAAAAGTATCGCCCTTCTGGTTGGGTCTGCAATGGCTTGAAATACATCTCGTCTTAAATTCATTATGTAGCTATTTGACTACAAAATATATACGTAGTCATTTAACTACGCAATATTTTTTTAAAAAATTTATTACTACAACCATCTTGTAGTGCCCAAAGATAAAGCAATAGAAAGTTAGAGAGCGCACTTGCCATGAGAGTTTGGCTTGCCAAAAATAATTTTCCTTGTAATTAAATTGTCTTTAATCGATTAAATTGCGAGGTAAATAGTGAAAAATATAATTCTTAGTGTTTTACTTTTTGTAAGCCTGTTAACAGAATTCAAAGGCATAGTTTATGGACTAGAATCTATTAACTCTGTTCCATTTAGTTATAACCAAACTTTTGATTCTTTTGGAACCAATGATGTGCCCTGGAGTAATGATTCTATTTTGCCCGGATGGTTCGCGGCTCAAGAAAATGGTATTGTGACCAATTTAGTGGCTGATGATGGAAATAATTCAAACCTAGGGTTATTCTATAATTATGGTTCATTTTTAAGCGTAGATCGAGCCTTGGGTGCCCGTCCTGACGGCAATATACTCGCTATCTTCATAGGTGCAGGTTTTACCAATAACTCCTCTAGCACTGTTACAAATATCCAAATTGCCTATAAAGGAGAGCAATGGAGAGATTCCGATACTGTTCAGCAAACCTTAGAGTTTTTTTATCGAATTGGTGGTAATGACTTTCCCAACAACACTAATAATATTGGTTGGATTGCATTGACCAATCTTAATTTTACGAGTCCTCAAAATTCAATGAGCTTTATGGCTCTTGACGGGAATAATCCGAATAATAGTGCGTCACTTTCTTTTAACCTTGATGGTGTATCCATTCCACCAGGACAAACTTTTTGGATTCGCTGGATGAACTCTTTTGATCCCAATGCAAACTTTGAGCATGGAATAGCCATTGATGATGTGATTTTAAATTTTTCGGGACAAACCAATCAATTCAACTTAACCGAATTTAAGATTGATGTGAAAAAGCCTAAATCGGGTAAAGTTCTTAAATATAAAGGCTCTAAAGGATTCAAAGTCAAAGCAAACGTTGTCACCACTAACACTGTAACTGAAGCGTCTGTTGCAGCTTTTAGTGGCACTAATATTCCGACCAATTTAACTTTTGTTGCGGCAACCTTAAAAGAGTTGAAAAAGGGGAAATTGCTCAAGACACAAGGTGTTAAATATAAATTGAACACAAAGAAAAATAGAACAGGTCAAAATTTAACCCAAGGCCCAATTAACTTAGTGCTTAAATTAGTTGGGACACAAGGAACTAATGCTGGCAGTTATTTACAGACTAATGTTTTTTCTGAGGTTCAAATCAAATAAATTAGTCTCCAGCCATTTGCCTCAGCTCGAGTGTTGAAAGACTCTCGATATATATATTAGCCTCCACGAAATCCCATGACGAGTGGATACAGATTGACCTGTATTGTGCTGAAGAAATCGTCGCTGCAAATTCTCGCAACTACCTACGTAACGCCGACCTGTTTTTTTACTTTGCAAAATGTAAATCCAAAATAAGAAACCTCGGGCTGGTGAGATTTGAACTCACGACCTCGTGGACCCGAACCACGCGCGCTAGCCAAGCTACGCTACAGCCCGTCATGAATTGTTAAAATAAAGAAGGACGTTCACTTAAGCAAACTTCTTTTGGAGCCCTTCATTGACTAAGGGGTCATGCTACTTATTTTATAGATATGAAAAGAACCATTATTGAAGTGAAGCCCAGCCGGGGAGGAGGTTGGGAGGCAAAAATGCGAGGGAATGGAGAACGTATTATCATCAATAATAATAAAGCCCGAGTCATATCTGCTGCTCGACAAATCGCGCGGGATTTGGGACACAGTCAATTGATCGTTAAAAAAGCGGATGGCCATATTCAAACAGAGTCTACTTACAAATAGACTCTTAAAAGCTTTTTACCAAAATTTCTTTATTACTGCGGAAAGCTGTTTTTTCAATAATTCAGTATCCCCATCATTCCAAATAGCAATATCAGCCTTTTGCATTTTTCTATCAAGTGGCCATTGAGCACGCAACCGAGCTGTGATCTGATCTTCACTCCAACCGCGCGCACTAATACGAGATCGCACCACACTTTCGGAACAGCCAATCGCAATAACTTTTTCAAATTCTGTTTCCGCCTCCGTCTCATAAAGCAAGGGAATCACCACCAGCACATCCTGGTCTTGCGCTAACAATTTCTCTGATTGTCTTTTCCATTCTTCGCGAATAATGGGATGCAAAATAGCATTAAGCTCCGACAACCGCTTCGCATCATGAAATATCGTTTCAGCAAGTTTAGCGCGATTCAATGTCCCATCTGCATGAAAATAATTTTCTCCAAAAAGAGTTTTAATTTTTTCCCAGGCCGGTTTTCCGGGTATGACAATTTCACGCGCAATTTCATCGGTATCAATCACATGCCAACCCATTTCACTCAACAACTTAGCTGCCGTGCTTTTACCACATCCCAACCCGCCCGTGAGTCCGATCAAATGAGCCATATTACAAAATTTCCAGTTTCAACCCGTCATGAGCTAAAAACATTTTCGACGGCAAAGTTTCTCCCACTTCCGCATGAGAAATAGCGTGAGCCAAATGAGTAAAATAAGTCGCATGGGCGCCAACTTGCCGTGCCGTCTCAATCGCTTCCGGCAAACTTAAATGAGTCGGATGCGATTTAAAACGCAACCCATCTAAAATCAAATAAGGAATTTGTTGAATTTGAGAAATCACCGATTCTGGAAGAGATTTGCAATCACTAAAATAAGCTAATTTTGGCACACCTTGATAATCCACACGATATCCCCAAGTGCGAACCTTGCCATGCGGCACCTCCAACGGATTCCATGTTAAGCCGCATAATTCAAACGGGCCTTGAACCGCATGCGGTTCGGGATGCACGTAACCCTTAAAGCGATTTTCACCATTGAACGCGTAAAAGAAAACCCGACTTAACGTTTCTAAGGCTTCGCGGCTACCATACAATGGCATCGCGCGATTTTCCATTTCACAAAAACGGCGAAGATCGTCCATACCCAAAATATGGTCGGCATGCGCGTGCGTATAAACTACCGCATCGACTCGATTAATTTTTTCCCGCAAAAGCTGTTGACGCAAATCGGGCGTCGTATCAACCAGCACGCAGCCTTGTTCCGTTTCCAAATAAATGGAAGAACGCGTGCGCTTATCACAGGGATCATTGGAAGTGCAAACCGAACAATCGCATCCAATCATCGGAATGCCTTGAGAAGTGCCAGTGCCCAGAAACGTTAGCTTCATGAATTCATTAAAAGTTCGATTTCATTGTTGCCTTATTCTAGAAAAGTGAAAAGTGGAAAAATTTCCCCGCTTCTGTTAAAACCAAGCTAACCGTCATGCTGCAAACCTTGCACATTAAAAATCTGGCTTTGATCGAATCGATTCTATGGGAAGTGCCCATAGGCTTTACCGCTTTGACAGGCGAAACAGGCGCTGGCAAATCGATTGTGATTGATGCCATCTCGCTCGTGCTTGGCGAACGCGCGGATAAGACCTTAATTCGCTCCGGCACAGAATCGGCTACGGTAGAAGCGGTTTGGGATCTCGCTACCAATCCCGATTTGTTAAAAACCATCAACCATTTACTGGAAAAATCAGGAGTGGAACCTTGCGAAGAAGGAGTTTTAACCATGAAACGCTCGCTTCTAGCTAATGGCCAAAATCGCCAATTCATCAATCATTCCGCTGTTTCATTACAATTATTAAAACAAATCGGCGATCATCTCGCTGACATGCATGGCCCCCACGATCATCAATCTTTACTTTCCAACGATACACAACGCGAATTGCTGGATGCCTACGGGCATTTGGATTCATTTACCTCTAGCACCCAGCAAACTTGGCAGTGCTGGAACAATGCTGTAAAAACCTATGAACAGTTAAAACAAGAAATACAAACCTCAGATCAAGAAATCTCTCTTTTAACCTTTCAAGTAGAAGAAATCGAAAAAGCGCACTTGCAAGAAAATGAGGAAGAAATTTTGGCGCCACAAATGGATCGCATTCACAATTTTCAAAAACTATTACAACTCACGCAACAACTGCAAATTATTTTAGATGAAAACGAAAATAGCGCGATTAATCAACTCGGTCAGGCTGAACGGTTGCTTTCACAACTGATAACGTTGGATGGCGAAACTCAGAACCTTCAAGATTATGCGCACACAGCTCAAAGCGCCTTGCAAGAATGGGCGCGCGAGTTGAGTTCTTATCAAGATCGATTAGATTTAGATCCTCAACAAGCAGCAGAAATGGAATCACGCTACAATTTAATTCAATCTTTAAAACGAAAATATGGCGGAAGCTTAATCGAAGTGTTGACTCGCGCTCGAGAAGGGCGCGAACGTTTGAATCGTATCACAAAACGGGATGAAATTTTGGAAAAATCTCAAAAAGAAATGAAGGAAACGGAGGTTACTTATCGCGCTTCAGCTAAAAAACTAAGTCAAGCCCGCAAAAAAGCATCAGAGAAATTGAGTCAAGCCATTACCAAACAATTGCAAGAGTTGGGCTTCAAAAAAGCGCTCTTTACTGTGACCTCTACCCCAACCGATCACCCTGCTTCACACGGTTTGGATGCTATAGAATTTTTATTTGCTCCCAACATGGGAGAAGGCGAAAAACCTTTGCGCGCAATCGCCTCGAGTGGAGAAATGGCACGGGTAATGCTGGCGATTAAAACCTCATTAGCGGAACAAGATCAAGTGCCTTTGTTAATTTTCGATGAAGTGGACGCCAATGTAGGTGGAGAAATTGGCACACGCGTGGGGCAAAAACTAAAAGCACTGAGCGCGCATCACCAAATTTTTTGCATCACCCACCTTCCTCAAGTCGCAGCACTAGGCAATCAACATATTGCGATTTCCAAGCAAACTCGCCAACAACGAACCGTCACCGAACTACAAGTCCTAAACGACAAAGAGCGAATCGAAGAACTCGCTCGTATGTTAGGCGGTAGCCATGCTTCATCTCGCGCTTTGGCGGAAGCCTTGCTAAAAGCTTAAAGCAATAACATTGTGAAACGCATTTTAATTTTAACAGCTGCGTTTGGTGAAGGACACAATGCGGCGGCGCGCAATTTACAAGCTGCTTTTGAACATCTCTATCCGAATCAAGTTCAAGTTATCGTGCATGACTTATTTGCAAACTGCTACGGATTTTTAAATGACGCAACAAGAAACGCCTATTTATCCATCGTAAATTATTTGCCCCAAGTTTGGGATGTTTTATATTACTGGCTCGATAGATCCGCTACCCTGCAAAATTTTACTGCATCTCCAGGAATTATGCGGAGCGCTTTTAAAAAAATTTTAAATGCGTTCCAGCCCGATCTTATCATTTCAGTTTATCCCACTTATCCTATCTTATTACGAGATTGTTTAAATTCCAAGCCACTCCCTTTTTTGAATGTTGCGATTGTAACGGATTCCATCACCGTCAATTCTATTTGGCATCGAACACCTTGCGACTACTTTTTTGTGCCAAATTCTCTTACAGCTGATTTATTGCAACGACGCGGTGTGAAAATCGAATCATTGCAAGCATTAGGTTTTCCAGTCTCACTAGTTTTTTCACAATTACAAAATCTTGAGCCTCCTTCGGAAAAAAAACGGCTGCTTTTTATGATTAACTCCCGTCACCGCCAAGCTCTGCAGGTTGTTCAAAAATTACTACAACATGACCATCTAGAAATGACAATTACCTGTGGCAAACATTCATCTCTAAGGAAATCATTTCAAAAACTCTGTGAAAGACATGATAATCGTTGTCAAATTTTGGGTTGGACACCAGAAATTCCGCGTTTGCTGCGAACGCACCATGTCGTTCTTAGTAAAGCAGGCGGCGCAACAACTCAAGAAGCCATCGCGGCACAATGTCCCATGATCGTAAACCAAGTGGTGCCGGGACAGGAAGAAGGAAATTTTGAATTATTGCGACGTTATGACGCGGGCTATTTTGCCGCTCAACCCGAAACTATTAGCCAGTGTGTAAATGAAATATTCGCTAATCGTGCTCAACGTTGGCAAGAGCTTCGTCAAAACATTAGTCGCTTAAGCCGACCTCGAGCATCGCTTGATATTGCTGAATTTTTATGGGAAAAACTTCAATCTCGATAAGCGATAACTTCAATTTCCACTTGAGCGCCCAAAGGTAAAGCAACCACTTGAATAGTGGAACGAGCAGGCGGCTCTTTAGAAAAATAATCGCGATACACTTCGTTCATGGCAGCAAATTGAGTCAAATCAACCAGGAAAACTGTGGCTTTTAAAACACGCTCCATCGAAGAGCCGGCACTTTCAAGCAAAGCTGTAATATTTTCCAGCACTTGACGTGTTTGCGCCCGAATATCGCCCTCGACCAATTTCCCCGTCTCTTTGCTCACGGGAATTTGTCCAGCTAAAAAAATGAGCTTATCCCATGCCACGCCTTGAGAGTAAGGCCCTACTGCAGGCATGACTTTCTCTGAAACAATGATTTGCTTGGCCATCTATTTCGCTGTAAACATTTCAAAGAACAAGTCAATCCTCATGTCGAAAAGATATTGACCCCGGAAAAAATCAAAACAAAATATATTATTATGGCAGTTGTCCAAGAAACCGAACTTAATGCTGGTCAGTTAGAAACTTTAAAACGCGCTCGAGTTGCTTACGAACGCAACAATTTAGAATATGCAATCACGCTGTTGCTACAACTCGTCAAAGAAGCGCCGCGCTATTTAGCCGGACGTCAATTGCTCCGAGATATTAGCATTAAAAAACATGGTTCCGCCAAGGGCGGTTTTATGGGTTTAGGTTCGGTTGCGTCAGCGCCCCAGTTATTAAAAGCACAATCTGCTGCCAAAAAAAATCCTGAAGAAGCCTTAGCCGTTGTGGAACAGGTTTTATCTACCGACCCTTTTAATAAACAGGCCAATGAACTTCTCAGCCAAATCGCTAAAACTATGGACATGTCTGAAGTAGCCTGTTTAGCTCATGAAACCTTACAACGCGCCAATCCTCAGGATATTAAAAATCTTCACGCTTTAGGTCGACTTTATTTGGAAGCCAAAAATCCAAAAGCGCGAGACGTTTATGCTGCCATTTTGAATATCAAACCTAATGACGGAGAGGCTTTGAGCAATTTAAAAAATGCAGAAGCTATTGGCACGTTGCAAAAAGGTTGGGCCAGCGCGGGTTCTTATCGAGACGTTTTGGCCGACAAAGACACAGCATTAAAATTAGAACAGGAAAGTAAAATCACGAAATCAGAAGAAGCTATCGACCAACTGATCGCAGAACATTACGCTAAACACCAAGCTGAACCCAAAAACATTCTTCACGCTCGTCGCATCGCCGATCTTTATCGACAAAAAAATGATCACACCAACGCCCTCGCTTACTATCAGTATGCTTACGATCTTTCGGGAAAAACTGATCCGGGTTTGGAAAAGATCATGTATGAAGTGCGTTTAAAACAATACGACGATCTCATCCAACAATGGAAAACGTTTATTGCAACGAATCCGAACGATCCAGAAATCAAAACGCATCAAGCTACCTTGGAAACTTGTGAAAAGCAACGAGCGGACTTAGTGCTACAAGAAGCCCGCAATCGAGTCATCAAATATCCTAACGATCTTCAATTCCGATTTGAATTGGGCGAAGCGCTTTATCAGGCCGGCGATGTGGGCGGCGCCATTCCTGAACTTCAAGCGGCATTGCGCCAACCTAATGCACGTTTAAACGCCATGTTTTTATTAAGCCTTTGTTTTAAAACCAAAGGACAGCTCGATATCGCAGCAAAGCGTTTGGAGGAAGCGTCTTCAGAAGTTTTGAGTATGGATGATATGAAGAAAAACATTCTTTATCATCTCGGTTTAATCTACGAAGAAATGAAGCAACCAGAAAAATCAATCAACGCTTTCAAACAAATCTACGAAGTGGATTATGGTTATCGCGACGTCGCGCAACGAGTAGAAAATTTCTATCAAAAATCTTCTTGAGCCCTATTCCAACCTCTCCCCCATCCGAAGATTCTTCGGACTGCCTCCAAACTCCGAATCAAATTCAAACGATGTTTGGAAGAATTGCTTCGCGCTACGATTTTTTCAATCGTTTCCTCAGTTTAGGACAAGACATTCGATGGCGAAAACATTTAGTCCAAGCCGCAATTTGCGAAAACCCTGCGATTATTTTAGATTTAGCCACTGGAACAGGCGATGTCCTTCAAGCCCTCCATTACGCTTCAATCCCTTATGGAGGCATGGCTTGGGGTGTGGATTTTAGCCAACCCATGCTGGAACAAGCCAAAAAGAAAGGCCTTTCAAACCTTTGCTTAGCCAATGTTATGGAATTACCATGCCGCGATCATTCTGTAGACGTCATTACTATTGCATTTGGATTAAGAAATTTGGATGATAGAAAAAAATTTTTCTTAGAGGCTCTACGTGTATTGAAAGATACTGGAAAATTATTGATTCTAGAATTTTCTCAACCCGTTCGACTTCTCGCTCCATTTTACTTCTTTTATCTGAACCAAATCCTTCCTCGATTTGCCAATTTATTGGGAGCGGACACCGAAGCCTATCGCTATTTAAGCGAATCCATCTCTCAATTTCCTAATAAATTAGAATTGAACCAAGAACTGTCAGAGGCTGGTTTCGAACGCATTTCTGTTCGATCTTATTGTTTCGGCGGCGTGGCATTTCACGAAGCTTATCCACCAGGACGAGTCACAGCAGCGGGTTGAGCTTCAGACAAAGTTTCCCCTCGCATTTGCTCCGCATTCACGCCTCCAATCACACGAAATGCACCGCCAATATTGACTAAACGTGGTCGCGTTTCAACACTCGCATAATCTTCTTGGTGTAACATTTCTCCATCCACCCCAAATTCAAAATAGCGAAACTGTTCCGCACCGGTTCGAAATAAAATATGCCATTTTTCACCCCCTTCTATCTCAGTTTCCGGATCTTGACCCGACATCAAAAAACCTAACGGTTTACACATCAACACAGCATTATTATCTTCACTCTCTATTTGCGCATACAGCGTCACTCGATCTTCGATCAAATTAGCAATCAAACTAAATGTGCGACGCTCATTAGAGCCCGGCATACCTCGTTGTTCTGACCAAATCGCCCTTCCTTTAATCACACTAAAAACAACCTTCGGCGAAATCAAATCGCCCTCACCATCGGGCGATTGCAAAACAGCAGAAACTTCATAAGAATCAATTTCACGAATTTGATAATAAGGCACCAAATCGAATTTAAATTTTGCCTCATCACCAGGCTCAAGAGTCAAAGGGGGCAACGAAAAATCGCGCGCTTTTCGCGCTAACAGTCCATTGGAACGTTTCACCAAAAATCGCAACCAACTTTGTCCGCCCTGCTCCTGAAACTTTAAAGTTTTTCCACTTTCGTTTTTAACCACGATCTCCAAAACAATGGGTTCATATAAAAGATAATTCACCCGTGGTCGCACGATCTGCAACTGCACCTGACTTTGTGCAACCGTTGCAAAACCCAAAAAACAAATAATCCAGACCCAACACTTCATCTTTCTCTTTTATCCCAGGTTCTATTCGGCAACAAGAGCGAAGTTCGTGAAAGCTAAACGCCCCAATCACACATTCCTCTTGCGGAATTGGTTAATTCGACCTAACCAGACACCACATCGCCCAAGGCTTGCAACACATTTTCCACAGTTATTCGGCGCAAACAAGCTTGCGTTTCTGCAATCTGACAATTCCGCGAAAAGCAAGGAATACACGACAAATCCAGTTGTAATACTCGCGAATTCGTCGTCCAAGGCCCTGTCTTTTCCGGGCTCGTGGGTCCAAACAAAGCAATTAAAGGTTTTCCCAACGCCGCGGCAACATGCATCGGACCAGAATCGGAAGAAATCACCGCCTGCGCTCGTCGCATCAAATCAAGTAACTGCTCAAAGTTCGTTTGATTCGTTAAATCCAAAGTTTCAGCAATATGGAAAGGTTCGCCTTGGCCTACCACGACTAATTTCTGCGGTGCCAATCGTCTAGCTAAAGACGAAACCAAATCCTTCGGCAATACTTTTGTTGGCCAACGCGAAAACGGATGCACCAAAACAAAAGATTCTGGAACATTTTTCATTGTCTCAGTGCCTTTAGGCAAAGGAAATTCCAACGTGTCACAAGCCACACCTAAAAAATTGAGCACTTGCCGATAACGCGCAATCGCATGCCCAGAAGTAATGGGCGCCTTTTCTTGATAAAAAAAACCGGCTCCTTCACGACAATCGCTCATCCCGATTTTGCGATACCCCCGAGCGGCGGCGGCAATCAAACCGGAACGCAAAAGCCCCTGCAAATCGATAACCCACTCATAAAAATCCTCTCGCAGTTGCGATAAAAAATTTCGCAACGTTCCGATCCCCCATTCCTTACGAGGAAAAACAATAACCTTTCGCACATAAGGATTATTTTTCAACAAACTCGCATATTCTCGGTTAATCACCCAATCCACAGCTTCAACTCCAGGATGACGCGCCAAAGCCGTTGCAATCGGAAGCGCATGAATCACATCACCGAAACTGCTCGGTTTAATGAGCAAAACTCGCATCTATCTCCCTTCAGCCAAACGATCTGCTAAACTTTCTGGCAATCCCACAGCAACAATTTTTGCTTGGGATTTAGCCAAATCGTAGGCCACTCGACGTAGTTCAACTGTGCGCGCTTCCTCGTCATAAATCACATAAGATGCTCGCCAATCGCCATCGCGCGGCTGTCCAACACTACCCGCGTTCACCAAATATTTGCGTTTGGGTTCTACTGTAAACGTAGAAAATTCTATCGCGTCAATTTCAGCATTTTTTACAAAAACTTGTGGCACATGCGTATGACCAATAAAACAAAGCGGATCGATTTGATAA encodes:
- a CDS encoding galactosyldiacylglycerol synthase; the protein is MKRILILTAAFGEGHNAAARNLQAAFEHLYPNQVQVIVHDLFANCYGFLNDATRNAYLSIVNYLPQVWDVLYYWLDRSATLQNFTASPGIMRSAFKKILNAFQPDLIISVYPTYPILLRDCLNSKPLPFLNVAIVTDSITVNSIWHRTPCDYFFVPNSLTADLLQRRGVKIESLQALGFPVSLVFSQLQNLEPPSEKKRLLFMINSRHRQALQVVQKLLQHDHLEMTITCGKHSSLRKSFQKLCERHDNRCQILGWTPEIPRLLRTHHVVLSKAGGATTQEAIAAQCPMIVNQVVPGQEEGNFELLRRYDAGYFAAQPETISQCVNEIFANRAQRWQELRQNISRLSRPRASLDIAEFLWEKLQSR
- a CDS encoding Rid family detoxifying hydrolase, encoding MAKQIIVSEKVMPAVGPYSQGVAWDKLIFLAGQIPVSKETGKLVEGDIRAQTRQVLENITALLESAGSSMERVLKATVFLVDLTQFAAMNEVYRDYFSKEPPARSTIQVVALPLGAQVEIEVIAYRD
- a CDS encoding tetratricopeptide repeat protein, translating into MAVVQETELNAGQLETLKRARVAYERNNLEYAITLLLQLVKEAPRYLAGRQLLRDISIKKHGSAKGGFMGLGSVASAPQLLKAQSAAKKNPEEALAVVEQVLSTDPFNKQANELLSQIAKTMDMSEVACLAHETLQRANPQDIKNLHALGRLYLEAKNPKARDVYAAILNIKPNDGEALSNLKNAEAIGTLQKGWASAGSYRDVLADKDTALKLEQESKITKSEEAIDQLIAEHYAKHQAEPKNILHARRIADLYRQKNDHTNALAYYQYAYDLSGKTDPGLEKIMYEVRLKQYDDLIQQWKTFIATNPNDPEIKTHQATLETCEKQRADLVLQEARNRVIKYPNDLQFRFELGEALYQAGDVGGAIPELQAALRQPNARLNAMFLLSLCFKTKGQLDIAAKRLEEASSEVLSMDDMKKNILYHLGLIYEEMKQPEKSINAFKQIYEVDYGYRDVAQRVENFYQKSS
- a CDS encoding ubiquinone/menaquinone biosynthesis methyltransferase, whose amino-acid sequence is MSPIPTSPPSEDSSDCLQTPNQIQTMFGRIASRYDFFNRFLSLGQDIRWRKHLVQAAICENPAIILDLATGTGDVLQALHYASIPYGGMAWGVDFSQPMLEQAKKKGLSNLCLANVMELPCRDHSVDVITIAFGLRNLDDRKKFFLEALRVLKDTGKLLILEFSQPVRLLAPFYFFYLNQILPRFANLLGADTEAYRYLSESISQFPNKLELNQELSEAGFERISVRSYCFGGVAFHEAYPPGRVTAAG
- a CDS encoding glycosyltransferase family 9 protein gives rise to the protein MRVLLIKPSSFGDVIHALPIATALARHPGVEAVDWVINREYASLLKNNPYVRKVIVFPRKEWGIGTLRNFLSQLREDFYEWVIDLQGLLRSGLIAAAARGYRKIGMSDCREGAGFFYQEKAPITSGHAIARYRQVLNFLGVACDTLEFPLPKGTETMKNVPESFVLVHPFSRWPTKVLPKDLVSSLARRLAPQKLVVVGQGEPFHIAETLDLTNQTNFEQLLDLMRRAQAVISSDSGPMHVAAALGKPLIALFGPTSPEKTGPWTTNSRVLQLDLSCIPCFSRNCQIAETQACLRRITVENVLQALGDVVSG